One genomic window of Roseinatronobacter monicus includes the following:
- the tnpB gene encoding IS66 family insertion sequence element accessory protein TnpB (TnpB, as the term is used for proteins encoded by IS66 family insertion elements, is considered an accessory protein, since TnpC, encoded by a neighboring gene, is a DDE family transposase.), whose amino-acid sequence MDAHDNTPRIQVLSVSDTGRRRRWTDDEKIRIVEESHCDGVTLAEVARRHDISRSMLYDWRYRHKYGMLGCAAHFMRLVPQEDGPSSEGLPPVPPSQPPVTHGGEIFCFRGRKGDLVKLLWHDGVGMSLYVKRLEAGKFIWPVSQDGTAVAISSAQLGYLLEGIDWRNPRWTQRPKTAG is encoded by the coding sequence ATGGACGCACACGATAACACCCCCCGCATTCAAGTTTTGTCGGTTTCTGACACTGGCCGTCGCCGCCGTTGGACGGATGATGAGAAGATCCGGATCGTTGAGGAAAGCCATTGCGACGGCGTGACATTGGCCGAGGTAGCGCGGCGCCATGATATCTCGCGGTCGATGCTCTACGATTGGCGCTATCGGCACAAGTATGGGATGCTTGGATGCGCCGCGCACTTCATGCGCCTTGTTCCCCAGGAGGATGGGCCATCTTCTGAAGGTCTGCCCCCTGTGCCTCCGTCGCAACCGCCCGTGACACATGGTGGAGAAATCTTCTGCTTCCGGGGCCGCAAAGGTGATCTGGTGAAACTTTTGTGGCATGATGGCGTCGGTATGTCGCTGTATGTGAAACGCCTCGAGGCAGGTAAGTTCATCTGGCCTGTGAGCCAGGACGGAACCGCGGTGGCGATATCATCAGCCCAGCTTGGTTATCTTCTGGAGGGCATAGACTGGAGAAATCCACGCTGGACGCAGAGGCCCAAAACGGCTGGATAA
- a CDS encoding glycosyltransferase family 4 protein — protein sequence MKIVFLSFKSLIDRDSGAALELKTVMEFLAANGDTCSSYCINCYDVGENYTHDEEIRKGSSQKVLPGQVFKYISKGISHHLYVGVSKDTRNLTSDDLRNYIKLTKAYLDQEKPDLVIFFGSKEMMPILETAYAIGAKIAFYLGSAALVESHKPLIEISDHLVVPSKFIGDHYQRMFGKLCVKINTSLPFTPVSFGDIDYTTRQNYGFVTLVNPTPDKGGHIFMAMSQRFKNENRLFLCIESRGKRSFWRKSGIKVDHFENLLWAPWQSDIRKLLRRSALLVMPSLVNEAAGKVISEAMALGVPCLGYDVGGIKEQIGLGGRTLRFDSVLASDKVTGSYTSRVPKGPIDDWEKEIRDILSDKEEYENLSKAALTEANRFLIERTAMTWRELGTPSSNL from the coding sequence ATGAAAATAGTTTTTTTGTCGTTCAAGTCTCTCATAGATCGAGATAGCGGTGCGGCGCTGGAGTTAAAGACAGTAATGGAGTTTTTAGCGGCGAACGGTGATACTTGTTCAAGCTACTGCATAAACTGTTACGATGTAGGTGAGAACTATACTCATGACGAAGAAATTAGAAAAGGCTCAAGCCAGAAAGTTTTGCCTGGGCAAGTTTTCAAGTATATCAGTAAAGGTATCTCGCATCACCTGTATGTTGGAGTAAGTAAAGATACCAGAAATCTGACCTCTGATGACCTTCGGAACTATATCAAGTTGACCAAGGCTTACTTGGATCAGGAGAAGCCAGATCTTGTTATCTTTTTTGGTTCTAAAGAGATGATGCCGATCCTGGAAACAGCGTATGCGATTGGGGCGAAGATTGCTTTCTACCTCGGGAGTGCGGCCCTTGTTGAGTCTCACAAACCTCTGATCGAAATATCTGACCATCTGGTGGTCCCATCAAAATTTATTGGTGATCATTATCAGAGAATGTTTGGTAAGCTTTGTGTTAAAATAAACACTTCTCTGCCATTCACGCCGGTAAGTTTTGGTGACATAGACTATACGACACGGCAAAATTATGGGTTTGTTACCTTGGTAAACCCTACGCCCGACAAGGGCGGCCACATTTTTATGGCCATGTCGCAAAGGTTCAAAAACGAGAATCGACTGTTCCTATGTATTGAGAGTCGCGGTAAGAGAAGCTTCTGGAGAAAGAGTGGCATTAAAGTGGATCACTTTGAGAACCTGCTCTGGGCTCCTTGGCAAAGCGATATTCGAAAGTTGCTTAGGCGTTCCGCGCTTTTGGTTATGCCATCGTTGGTGAACGAAGCTGCGGGTAAAGTAATTTCTGAGGCTATGGCCTTGGGCGTTCCGTGTCTCGGATATGATGTCGGCGGGATCAAGGAGCAGATCGGACTTGGCGGGCGGACTCTTCGCTTTGATTCTGTCTTGGCGTCAGACAAGGTTACCGGCAGCTACACCTCGCGGGTTCCCAAGGGCCCTATAGACGACTGGGAAAAAGAGATACGCGATATATTGTCCGATAAGGAAGAATATGAAAACCTAAGCAAGGCAGCGCTGACTGAAGCGAACAGATTTCTGATCGAGAGAACAGCTATGACTTGGCGAGAACTCGGGACACCAAGCTCCAATCTCTGA